One window of the Ictidomys tridecemlineatus isolate mIctTri1 chromosome 11, mIctTri1.hap1, whole genome shotgun sequence genome contains the following:
- the LOC101972437 gene encoding olfactory receptor 6N1, with translation MGTGNWSQVTEFIILGFPDLQGVQTYLFSLLLVIYLITILGNLLIFLVVYLDSRLHTPMYRFVSVLSFLELGYTAATIPKMLANLLSEKKTISFSGCLLQIYFFHSLGATECYLLTAMAYDRYLAICKPLHYPTLMTQTLCAKVALGCWLGGLAGPVAEISLVSRLPFCGPNHIQHIFCDFPPVLSLACTDTSINVLVDFVINSCKILATFLLILSSYVQIICTVLRIPSAAGKRKAFSTCASHLTVVLIFYGSILFMYVRLKKSYSLDYDRALAVVYSVITPFLNPFIYSLRNKEIKEALKRQMRRVGNLR, from the coding sequence ATGGGCACTGGAAACTGGAGCCAGGTCACAGAGTTCATCATCCTGGGCTTCCCTGATCTCCAGGGTGTACAGACTTACCTCTTTTCCTTGTTGCTTGTCATTTACCTCATTACCATACTGGGAAACCTGCTGATATTCTTGGTGGTCTACCTGGACTCCCGGCTCCACACACCCATGTACCGTTTTGTCAGCGTACTCTCCTTTCTGGAGCTGGGCTATACAGCTGCCACTATCCCCAAGATGCTGGCAAACTTGCTCAGTGAGAAGAAGACCATTTCATTCTCCGGATGCCTCCTACAGATCTATTTCTTTCACTCCCTTGGAGCTACTGAGTGCTACCTCCTGACGGCTATGGCTTATGATAGGTACTtggccatctgcaagcccctCCACTATCCTACCCTCATGACCCAAACACTGTGCGCCAAGGTTGCTCTTGGCTGTTGGTTGGGAGGCTTGGCTGGGCCAGTGGCCGAGATTTCCCTGGTTTCTCGCCTCCCTTTCTGTGGCCCCAATCACATTCAACATATCTTTTGTGATTTTCCTCCTGTGCTGAGTTTGGCTTGCACGGACACATCCATCAATGTCCTGGTGGATTTTGTGATAAACTCCTGCAAGATCCTGGCCACCTTTCTGCTGATCCTCAGCTCCTACGTACAGATCATCTGCACCGTGCTCAGGATTCCCTCAGCCGCTGGtaagaggaaggccttctccacgtGTGCCTCGCACCTCACCGTGGTCCTCATCTTCTATGGGAGCATCCTCTTCATGTATGTGCGGCTGAAGAAGAGCTACTCGTTGGACTATGACCGGGCTCTGGCGGTGGTCTACTCAGTGATTACCCCTTTCCTCAACCCCTTCATCTATAGCTTACGCAACAAGGAGATCAAGGAGGCCCTGAAGAGGCAGATGAGGAGAGTAGGGAACTTGAGGTGA
- the Or6k6 gene encoding olfactory receptor 6K6 gives MTQWMTSENQTMVTEFLFSIFPHLHEGGLLFFVPLLIVYVFIITGNLVIVIVVQLDTALRTPMYFFISVLSFLEIWYTTTTIPKMLSNLVSEQKTISLAGCLMQMYFFHSLGITEGCVLTAMAIDRYIAICHPLRYPTIMTPRLCIQLTAGSCLCGFLLVLPEIAWMATLPFCGSNQIHQIFCDFTPVLSLACTDTSLVVIVDAIHAVEILASFLVIALSYIRIIVVILAMPSAEGRHKAFSTCAAHLAVFLLFFGSVAVMYLRFSATYSVFWDTTIAATFVILAPFLNPIIYSLRNKDMKDAIRRLLCSQKKADRAGR, from the coding sequence ATGACACAATGGATGACCAGTGAGAATCAAACAATGGTTACAGAGTTCCTCTTCTCTATTTTTCCACATCTGCATGAAGGTGGCCTCTTATTCTTTGTTCCCTTACTTATTGTCTATGTATTTATCATAACTGGGAACCTAGTGATAGTCATTGTTGTCCAGTTGGACACTGCCCTGCGTACCCCCATGTATTTCTTCATCAGTGTCCTTTCCTTCCTGGAGATCTGGTATACCACAACCACCATCCCCAAGATGCTCTCCAACCTCGTCAGTGAGCAGAAAACCATCTCTCTGGCTGGCTGCCTCATGCAGATGTACTTCTTCCACTCATTAGGTATCACAGAAGGCTGTGTCCTGACAGCAATGGCCATTGACAGGTACATAGCTATCTGCCATCCTCTCCGGTACCCAACCATCATGACCCCCAGACTCTGTATCCAACTGACAGCTGGATCCTGTCTCTGTGGCTTTCTCCTTGTGCTCCCTGAGATTGCATGGATGGCTACACTCCCTTTCTGTGGTTCCAACCAGATCCATCAGATCTTCTGTGACTTCACACCTGTGCTAAGCTTGGCCTGCACAGATACCTCCCTGGTGGTCATTGTGGATGCCATCCATGCCGTGGAGATCCTGGCCTCCTTCCTGGTCATCGCCCTGTCCTACATCCGGATCATCGTGGTGATTCTGGCCATGCCCTCCGCCGAGGGTCGTCACAAGGCCTTTTCCACCTGCGCCGCCCACCTGGCTGTGTTCTTGCTATTTTTTGGCAGCGTGGCTGTCATGTATTTGCGATTCTCAGCCACCTACTCAGTGTTCTGGGACACAACAATCGCTGCCACTTTTGTTATCCTCGCCCCCTTCCTCAACCCCATTATTTACAGCCTGAGAAACAAGGACATGAAAGATGCTATCAGGAGGCTTTTATGCAGCCAGAAGAAAGCTGATAGGGCTGGGAGATAG